The following coding sequences lie in one Yamadazyma tenuis chromosome 3, complete sequence genomic window:
- a CDS encoding uncharacterized protein (COG:U; EggNog:ENOG503NWSW) has product MSQSLIVFSPSGDIHYQFNNKVIPFNDLIASLVNQTATEVDTNFFTCSANQKRFYCYKKNDKYAASYFDSVTTIDNEKIKQTLSDVLKTYFKLVDDLDPEGQIHVHDKLKTLIDYQFNQLTKLQQIHADDSGTSTPKAVVSSTSASKKAPASSKKKMRKWVDGEMVETTDHSALDFSTGNIDDSFQADSELLKVDVNAFKKENDLVLVNELNDIIGTSDDEDEDETDEAGTKSGFLSKFTSYFGSSINIDEVSKQFHEQLISKNVAPQTARQILDRIKNQLKGKSVTLANFKKALVDELTKTLSPNVSTDLLYDIKAKANRGRPYVISVVGVNGVGKSTNLAKLAYWFLQNDLDVLICACDTFRSGAVEQLKVHVNNLKALNANMNSNAKIDIFEKGYGGGDHVVATAKAAIQYGATEKFDVILIDTAGRTHSNAKLMAPLKKFGDAANPDKIIMVGEALVGTDSVEQATNFNNAFGNKRNLDFFIISKVDTVGDLMGTMINMVMATNVPILFMGTGQTYTDIKRLNVKTIVDNLMR; this is encoded by the coding sequence ATGTCTCAATCGTTGATCGTGTTTTCTCCCTCGGGCGACATCCACTAccaattcaacaacaaggtgATCCccttcaatgacttgatcGCCAGCCTCGTCAACCAGACGGCCACAGAGGTCGataccaacttcttcacctGTTCTGCCAACCAAAAGCGATTTTATTGCTACAAGAAAAATGACAAGTATGCGGCACTGTACTTTGATCTGGTCACCACCATCGACAATGAGAAAATCAAGCAGACGCTCAGTGATGTTCTCAAGACTtatttcaagttggtggacgATTTGGACCCTGAAGGCCAAATTCATGTCCACGATAAACTCAAGACGTTGATTGATTATCAATTCAAccagttgaccaagttgcAACAAATACACGCCGATGATTCTGGAACCAGCACGCCCAAGGCAGTGGTATCTTCGACAAGTGCGTCGAAGAAAGCTCCTGCTctgctgaagaaaaagatgagAAAATGGGTGGACGGAGAGATGGTCGAAACCACTGACCACTCGGCGTTGGACTTTTCGACAGGAAATATCGACGACAGTTTCCAGGCCGACAGCGAGCTTTTGAAAGTCGACGTCAACgctttcaagaaagaaaatgATTTGGTACTTGTGAACGAGTTGAACGATATTATAGGTACCAGcgatgatgaggatgaagatgagacCGATGAGGCTGGCACCAAGTCGGGATTCTTATCAAAGTTCACGTCGTACTTCGGATCGTCCATTAACATCGATGAGGTGTCCAAGCAGTTTCACGAGCAGTTAATTAGCAAAAATGTCGCTCCTCAGACCGCCAGACAGATTCTTGATAGAATCaagaaccagttgaaaGGCAAGTCTGTGACGCTCGcaaacttcaaaaaggCTCTTGTGGATGAGTTGACCAAGACCTTATCGCCTAATGTGTCTACGGATTTGCTCTACGATATAAAGGCCAAAGCCAATAGAGGAAGACCATATGTGATTTCGGTGGTGGGGGTAAACGGGGTGGGAAAGTCTACGAATCTTGCCAAACTCGCGTATTGGTTCCTCCAGAACGACCTCGACGTGTTGATATGTGCGTGTGACACGTTTCGTTCCGGAGCCGTGGAACAGTTGAAGGTGCATgtgaacaacttgaaggcATTGAATGCCAACATGAACTCGAACGCCAAAATCGACATATTCGAAAAGGGTTACGGTGGAGGTGACCATGTAGTAGCCACTGCCAAGGCTGCCATCCAGTACGGGGCCACCGAGAAGTTCGACGTCATTTTGATCGATACAGCTGGAAGAACTCACTCCAACGCCAAATTGATGGCACCTCTCAAAAAGTTTGGTGACGCTGCCAACCCCGATAAAATCATAATGGTGGGTGAGGCATTGGTGGGCACCGACTCAGTGGAGCAggccaccaacttcaacaatgctTTTGGCAACAAGAGAAACctcgatttcttcatcatctccaagGTCGACACCGTAGGTGACCTTATGGGAACCATGATCAATATGGTCATGGCGACCAATGTGCCCATTCTCTTCATGGGTACGGGACAAACCTATACCGATATCAAGCGTTTGAACGTCAAAACCATTGTCGATAATCTCATGAGGTGA
- the GTR1 gene encoding GTP-binding protein gtr1 (COG:U; EggNog:ENOG503NWKP; BUSCO:EOG09264IV9) — MSSSRKKLLLMGRSGSGKSSMRSIIFSNYSAFDTRRLGATIDVEHSHLRFLGNMTLNLWDCGGQDVFMDNYFTTQKDHIFKFVQVLIHVFDVESKSINKDIEIFIKSLTNLQKYSPDAKVFVLLHKMDLVQIDKRDELFNIMMDKLQKISNPYQFKLVGFPTSIWNESLYKAWSQIVCSLIPNMNLFNDNLLKFNRILDAEEIILFEKTTFLVISSTNSIRQQLNGTTTNSLDNLDPKRFEKISNIIKTYKQSISKLRTNFNNLIIKGSNDTQFFIDGLTDNMFIMIILKDSPSKSGEYVNNKEELIVLKNIKSARKWFEKIESVK; from the coding sequence ATGTCATCTTCCAGAAAgaaattgttgttgatgggCCGGTCTGGAAGTGGTAAGTCATCCATGAGATCCATTATCTTCTCCAACTACTCGGCGTTTGACACCCGGAGATTGGGTGCTACTATAGACGTTGAGCACTCGCACTTGCGGTTTTTGGGCAACATGACCTTAAACCTATGGGACTGTGGAGGGCAAGATGTGTTCATGGACAACTACTTCACCACACAGAAGGACcacattttcaagtttgtcCAGGTACTTATCCATGTGTTTGACGTTGAATCTAAATCTATAAATAAAGACATCGAAATattcatcaagtctttgacaaaTTTACAAAAATATAGTCCTGATGCCAAGGTGTTTGTATTGCTCCATAAGATGGACTTGGTGCAGATAGATAAGAGGGAcgagttgttcaacatcatgATGGACAAATTGCAGAAAATCTCCAACCCGTACCAGTTTAAGCTTGTAGGGTTTCCCACGTCGATTTGGAACGAAAGTCTATATAAAGCGTGGTCCCAGATTGTTTGTTCGTTGATTCCAAACATGAATCTTTTCAACgataacttgttgaaattcAATCGAATCTTGGACgctgaagaaatcatcctatttgaaaaaacaacctttttggtgatttcgtCCACCAATTCCATCAGACAACAACTCAACggcaccaccaccaacagTCTCGATAACCTCGATCCCAAGAGATTCGAGAAGATCTCGAACATTATCAAGACGTATAAGCAGTCAATTTCGAAGTTAAGaacaaacttcaacaacttgattaTCAAGGGAAGCAACGACacccaatttttcattgACGGCTTAACAGACAATATGTTCATAATGATCATCTTGAAGGACAGCCCCAGCAAGTCTGGAGAGTACGTGAATAATAAAGAGGAGCTAattgtgttgaagaacatcaagTCAGCCCGAAAATGGTTTGAGAAGATAGAGAGTGTTAAGTGA
- the PSD2 gene encoding phosphatidylserine decarboxylase (COG:I; EggNog:ENOG503NVAR) codes for MAIIKRRAPRSSSQSSAATVSPTENLFINIHANRAADLIEESRLDIASRITANRTNPILLANLNGQIKKTKRKLSSNNPSWDQILSLPLKPYDRSSVVTLSVWDKHRGYKNYLGELRIDLASVFGDGDNFTPKTELKWYKLYSNDSQKHFVTGSLLLAFELVVKQKKGLAKRSQTVEEFNPGNQTIVVKVDPPSRKNTEQMKEDFMNSFKAMDLTSVAAPSNKKLELLNDWKKSLIYSDDAKALSVNDQGFYSDSGDVSDISDVSLSEADAASLYSDTHSQRSNELSEPQHNLSPEFDIKEQNHMFSTDDLTTDFDESDAVSLVDNEGGRSDPQTRRTRRFKHRKPKHPERSKFEIKNRKVDGVLFLEVVSCSDLPPVRRLTGMGRFDMDPFVVVTFGKQTFRTSWKRHNLNPIFNERLAFEILKQEKSFEVHFLVLDKDRFSLHDDVASVSIPLKDLTKTATAAPKSMYLRPAAEASGESLELTQEEFTDSELPSNKSITIVENNNLVETMEKRIIRKKLKLKYSDTSRFKTMDLALNLVDDKYKNKYSPKLKVRVRYETYENLRRSFWERLLDQYNLADSQDTNIQEKTYDYIELISLLDTLGCENSDEIVTKFFAKYGRSPWGGDTLQIEQICECLEEHIAADDTNNKLFEIEQCPNCLKKRFINKHDVDIVTHFAICGSKDWSLVDKLLVSSYVTPQLASKRWFTKVLIKLSYGKYQLGSNSANILVQDRMTGIILEEKMGVYVRLGIRLLYKGLDKARTKRIRSLLYKLSVKQGTKFDDPASKHDIPSFVRFHKLDLSECLDEDLSKYATFNEFFYRRLKPGARTIEREDDDRVVISPADCRCVVFDSVVESTKLWIKGRNFTIAKLFNGNFYGLENKDIYRAENCAVAVFRLAPQDYHRFHCPVSGVIKKIKFIEGEYYTVNPMAIRSELDVFGENVRALIAIETETFGTVVMIPVGAMMVGSTILTRQEGEEVKKGEEMGYFKFGGSTVILLFERNKFKFDSDLVENSRQQMETLVRVGQSVGHSPGIEEVRRDHMEFSKLTESTRKNLIRVITGGDLADVKEFRSWEASNLTFDDDLDSMVEYVSDYDEEEEKDEDEEGIIY; via the coding sequence ATGGCCATCATCAAACGGCGTGCCCCCCGGTCCTCGTCACAGCTGTCGGCTGCAACTGTTTCCCCCACTGAAAACTTATTTATAAACATCCATGCCAACCGAGCTGCCGATTTGATCGAGGAAAGTCGGTTGGATATTGCTTCCAGGATTACTGCCAATCGCACTAACCCGATCTTGCTTGCAAACTTGAACGGCCAAAtcaagaaaaccaaaagaaaacTCAGCTCCAACAACCCGTCATGGGACCAGATACTCTCACTCCCACTAAAACCATACGACCGAAGCTCCGTTGTCACCTTGAGTGTGTGGGATAAGCATCGTGGCTACAAGAACTACTTGGGAGAGCTTCGGATTGATTTAGCCCtggtttttggtgatggtgacaACTTCACTCCCAAAACTGAGTTGAAGTGGTATAAGCTCTATTCCAACGATTCTCAAAAACACTTTGTCACGGGatccttgttgttggcgTTCGAGCTTGTCGTGAAACAGAAAAAGGGACTTGCCAAACGATCCCAGACGGTCGAGGAGTTTAACCCGGGAAACCAGACTATTGTGGTGAAGGTGGACCCTCCGTCTCGCAAAAACACCGAACAGATGAAAGAAGATTTTATGAACAGTTTCAAGGCCATGGACCTCACAAGTGTTGCTGCTCCACTGAACAAGAAGCTTGAGTTGTTGAATGACTGGAAGAAGTCGTTGATTTATAGTGATGATGCCAAAGCGTTGCTGGTGAATGACCAGGGGTTTTATTCAGACTCGGGAGACGTCTCGGACATCTCGGACGTCTCGCTTTCGGAAGCAGATGCGGCCTCTTTGTACTCAGACACCCATTCCCAGCGGTCTAACGAGCTTTCCGAGCCTCAGCACAATCTACTGCCAGAGTTTGATATAAAAGAACAGAACCATATGTTTTCCACCGACGATTTGACCACCGATTTCGACGAATCCGATGCCGTTTCCCTCGTGGATAACGAGGGAGGTAGGCTGGATCCGCAAACTAGAAGGACCCGCCGGTTTAAGCACAGAAAACCCAAGCATCCAGAAAGATCGAAGTTTGAGATCAAAAATCGGAAAGTCGATGGggttctctttcttgaggttgttTCGTGCTCCGACCTTCCTCCCGTACGAAGACTCACAGGAATGGGACGGTTTGATATGGACCCGTTTGTGGTTGTGACGTTTGGCAAGCAAACCTTCAGAACCAGCTGGAAACGGCACAATTTAAACCCGATTTTCAATGAAAGGCTTGCATTTGAGATCCTCAAACAAGAGAAGAGCTTTGAGGTCCACTTTCTTGTACTCGACAAAGACCGGTTTTCGTTGCATGATGACGTTGCCAGTGTTTCGATACCCTTAAAGGACTTGACCAAAACTGCCACCGCTGCTCCCAAAAGTATGTATTTGAGGCCAGCAGCCGAAGCTTCTGGCGAGTCGTTGGAGTTAACCCAAGAAGAGTTTACAGACAGTGAGCTTCCCTCCAATAAACTGATTACGATTGTGGAAAATAACAATCTTGTCGAAACCATGGAGAAGAGAATAATCCGCAAGAAACTCAAGCTCAAGTACTCTGACACTTCGAGATTCAAGACGATGGACTTGGCCCTAAATCTTGTGGATGACAAGTACAAGAACAAGTACAGCCCCAAATTGAAGGTTCGGGTTCGATACGAAACTTACGAAAACCTCAGACGGTCGTTCTGGGAAAGACTCCTTGACCAGTATAATCTCGCGGACTCACAGGACACCAACATTCAGGAAAAGACGTACGACTATATTGAGCTCATCTCGCTCTTGGACACTTTAGGCTGCGAAAACAGTGACGAGATTGTTACCAAGTTTTTCGCCAAGTACGGAAGACTGCCTTGGGGAGGCGATACACTTCAGATTGAGCAAATCTGTGAATGTTTGGAGGAGCACATTGCTGCTGATgataccaacaacaagttgtttgagATTGAACAGTGTCCCAACTGTCTCAAAAAACgattcatcaacaaacatGACGTGGACATTGTCACCCATTTTGCCATTTGTGGATCGAAAGACTGGAGTCTCGTGGATAAGTTGCTTGTGTCCTCTTATGTCACTCCACAGCTTGCCTCTAAGCGGTGGTTCAccaaggtgttgatcaagctCAGCTATGGTAAATACCAGCTTGGAAGCAACTCGGCCAATATCCTAGTTCAAGACAGAATGACGGGAATTATTCTCGAAGAGAAGATGGGTGTCTACGTGCGATTGGGAATCCGGCTACTCTACAAAGGGTTGGACAAGGCCCGAACCAAGCGAATCAGATCGTTACTATATAAGTTGAGTGTCAAGCAAGGCACAAAGTTCGATGATCCTGCTCTGAAACATGATATCCCTTCGTTTGTGAGATTCCACAAACTCGACTTGTCAGAGTGCCTAGATGAAGACCTCAGCAAGTATGCGACGTTCAATGAGTTTTTTTACCGGAGACTCAAACCTGGTGCTAGAACTATTGAAAGGGAAGACGATGACCGTGTGGTCATTTCACCTGCTGACTGCCGGTGTGTTGTATTCGACTCTGTCGTCGagtccaccaagttgtgGATCAAGGGTCGCAACTTCACCATCGCCAAGCTCTTCAACGGGAACTTCTACGGGTTGGAGAATAAAGATATCTACAGGGCCGAAAACTGCGCAGTTGCTGTATTCAGGCTTGCACCTCAAGActaccatcggttccatTGTCCCGTGTCGGGtgtgatcaagaagattaaGTTCATTGAAGGAGAGTACTATACGGTCAATCCCATGGCCATCCGGTCCGAACTAGACGTTTTTGGAGAGAATGTCCGTGCCCTTATTGCCATTGAGACAGAAACCTTTGGAacggtggtgatgatacCAGTGGGCGCCATGATGGTGGGGTCGACAATTTTGACCCGCCAggaaggtgaagaagttAAAAAGGGTGAAGAAATGGGCTATTTCAAGTTCGGAGGGTCAACAgtgattcttctttttgagAGAAACAAGTTTAAGTTCGACTCGGACTTGGTTGAGAATAGTAGACAGCAGATGGAAACGCTTGTTCGAGTAGGTCAAAGTGTGGGACATCTGCCTGGGATAGAAGAGGTCCGCAGAGATCACATGGAGTTCTCCAAGTTAACCGAGAGCACTaggaagaacttgatcagaGTGATTACTGGAGGAGACTTGGCGGATGTGAAGGAGTTCAGGAGCTGGGAGGCTTCTAATTTGACCTTTGACGATGACCTTGACTCTATGGTGGAGTATGTTTCTGATTATGACGAGGAGGAGGagaaagatgaagatgaagaaggtatCATATACTAG
- the ERG9 gene encoding bifunctional farnesyl-diphosphate farnesyltransferase/squalene synthase (COG:I; BUSCO:EOG09262HA6; EggNog:ENOG503NXNI), producing the protein MGKLTELLLHPDELKAAIQLSKYRKPLFPRNLLKESASTKRCYELLYITSRSFKAVIEELHTELKDVVMVFYLLLRALDTVEDDMTLDPKIKVPWLKSFTDLLKLKEYSFDKVNEKEVDRVTLLEFTEILTEFHKLKPAYQDIITDICKRMGDGMAKYILDEQFNVSGVATLEDYDLYCYYVAGIVGEGLTKLFVEAQFGDEVLSENNYSKAISMGLFLQKTNITRDFREDLDDGRSFWPKEVWSKYTDRLPDFTRTDSPEYQKKGVQCINELVLNALGHVEDVLVYLSHVKDPSSFNFCAIPQVMAVATLELVYNNPNVLYENVKIRRGTTCKLILNSRTYPGVVNIFRHYLRKIHHRSNVEDPHYFEIGLKIGKLEQICDMLYPDPKLIPPGVTVTNSYRELAVSRSQIDAATQEVIDLEAFKCNLTVGAVVVVLAAIVYTCVSSL; encoded by the coding sequence ATGGGAAAACTTACAGAACTATTGCTTCATCCCGATGAATTGAAGGCGGCCATTCAATTGTCCAAGTACAGAAAACCTCTTTTCCCCAGAAACCTCCTCAAAGAGTCCgcttccaccaaaagatGCTACGAACTCTTGTATATCACCTCCAGATCGTTCAAAGCGgtgattgaagaattgcATACCGAATTGAAGGATGTGGTCATGGTGTTCTACCTTTTGCTCAGAGCTCTTGATACGGTGGAGGATGATATGACGTTGGACCCCAAGATCAAGGTCCCGTGGTTGAAGTCGTTTACAGATTTgctcaagttgaaggaatACTCGTTCGATAAAGTCAACGAAAAAGAGGTGGACAGAGTGACATTATTGGAGTTCACAGAGATTTTGACCGAGTTCCACAAGTTGAAGCCTGCCTACCAAGATATCATCACAGACATTTGTAAGAGAATGGGAGATGGAATGGCCAAGTACATTTTGGATGAACAGTTTAATGTTTCGGGAGTGGCTACTCTCGAAGACTATGACTTGTATTGTTATTACGTTGCTGGAATTGTGGGCGAAGGGTTGACCAAATTGTTTGTCGAGGCTCAGTTCGGGGACGAAGTGTTGTCTGAAAACAACTACTCCAAGGCCATTTCGATGGGATTATTCTTGCAAAAGACCAACATCACGCGTGACTTCCGCGAGGATTTGGACGACGGAAGGTCATTCTGGCCCAAGGAGGTCTGGTCCAAGTACACCGACAGGTTGCCAGACTTTACAAGAACAGATTCACCAGAATATCAGAAAAAAGGTGTACAGTGTATAAATGAGTTGGTATTGAACGCATTGGGCCACGTCGAGGACGTATTGGTATACTTGTCGCACGTCAAAGACCCatcttcattcaactttTGTGCCATTCCACAAGTCATGGCCGTTGCTACGTTGGAACTCGTTTACAACAATCCTAACGTGTTGTACGAAAACGTAAAGATCAGAAGAGGGACAACCTGCAAGTTAATTTTAAACAGCAGAACATATCCTGGCGTAGTAAACATCTTCAGACACTACTTGAGAAAAATACACCACAGGTCCAATGTGGAAGATCCCCATTACTTTGAAATTGGTCTTAAAATCGGCAAATTGGAGCAGATTTGCGACATGTTATACCCAGACCCCAAGCTCATCCCCCCAGGAGTGACAGTGACCAACTCCTACCGCGAATTAGCGGTCTCTCGACTGCAAATAGATGCTGCTACCCAAGAAGTCATCGATTTGGAGGCCTTCAAATGCAATTTGACAGTGGGGgccgtggtggtggtattggCCGCAATTGTGTACACATGCGTATCTAGTTTATAG
- a CDS encoding uncharacterized protein (COG:U; EggNog:ENOG503NVNA; BUSCO:EOG092643QW), which translates to MDFYQSNYQNNYLANPSQAAAAGAMGSMDGGFGTGFDISGSMGNGELSSGLLAAFGTSGYPNEPPLLEELGIKFQHIKAKTLAVLNPLNQNITSDIMADTDLAGPILFVLLFGMLLLLAGKVQFGYIYGVGLFGILTLHFLFKLMSDKVQIDLLRSASVIGYCLLPLVLISIVGVFFSLDNSFGYLLSGIAVTWCTYSASAFFVVVLRLHNVRALIAYPLALFYTVFALMAIFVEKEALSV; encoded by the coding sequence ATGGATTTCTACCAATCCAACTACCAGAACAATTACTTGGCCAATCCCAGTCAGGCAGCAGCTGCTGGGGCCATGGGAAGCATGGACGGAGGCTTCGGCACCGGATTTGACATCTCAGGAAGTATGGGAAACGGAGAGTTATCATCTGGACTATTGGCAGCATTTGGAACCTCAGGATACCCCAACGAACCAccacttcttgaagaattgggGATAAAATTCCAGCATATCAAGGCCAAGACGTTGGCGGTGTTGAACCCGCTTAACCAAAACATCACCAGCGATATCATGGCCGACACAGACTTGGCCGGGCCCATTCTCTTTGTTTTACTATTTGGAATGCTTCTTTTATTGGCCGGCAAAGTCCAGTTTGGTTACATCTATGGCGTGGGGCTATTTGGTATTTTGACGTTACACTTTTTGTTTAAGCTAATGAGTGATAAGGTGCAAATTGACTTGTTGCGGTCGGCATCTGTCATTGGATACTGCTTATTACCGTTGGTATTGATCAGTATAGTGGGGGTATTCTTCTCATTGGACAACTCTTTCGGGTACCTTTTGAGCGGGATAGCCGTGACGTGGTGCACGTACTCGGCTTCGGCGTTTtttgtggtggtgttgcGGTTGCACAACGTCCGGGCGTTGATTGCGTATCCGTTGGCGTTGTTCTATACGGTGTTTGCACTCATGGCCatatttgtggagaaaGAGGCCCTACTGGTGTGA
- the MSM1 gene encoding methionyl-tRNA synthetase (EggNog:ENOG503NWSF; COG:J; BUSCO:EOG09263NXM) — MLLADVRSRWHKLDPNHQAFLTTGTDEHGLKIQNVAEKQGIPPKQLVDMVSTNFKTLASKLNINYDRFIRTTDSDHIAAVTHFWNIMIQKDLVYKGQHSGWYSVSDETFYPDSHIEEVERDGKKVMISSETKNEVFHHTETNYFFRLAQFKDQLVSFLEANPDWIMPSGKYQELLTELRSEPLSDLSVSRPSSRLKWGIAVPGDDSQNMYVWFDALVNYVTSCGFPDTFELKNGQYQSRGSNPWPATHVIGKDIIRFHCIYWPIFLMAAGVELPKQVLVHSHWLSEGFKMSKSLGNVVDPMATCDYYGEDSLRFFLMEHSSISSDSNYSEKYFNFTRDNLIGKYANIVTRCGGASFNIEQAVVDNNNGCFADIDEFIRSNSLNKDKVEMIITLKNQLLDKLTSLPAIMDESMQRFENRKAIQEWWSVLELTNSFLQQSEPWVYNKPLKEDPSNEKLRLVQSYGILLACESVRICSILISPVIPTLSGKLLDRLGVDAGERNTDYLVPFERISYGKYANGKHELPIQRLPKRQ; from the coding sequence ATGCTCCTCGCCGACGTGCGCTCGCGGTGGCACAAACTCGATCCGAATCACCAGGCCTTCTTGACCACCGGCACCGATGAACACGGATTAAAGATCCAAAACGTCGCTGAAAAACAGGGAATTCCACCCAAACAACTAGTGGACATGGTGCTGACCAATTTCAAAACCCTCGCCAGcaagttgaacatcaactACGACCGGTTCATACGAACCACAGACTCAGACCACATCGCGGCTGTCACCCACTTTTGGAACATCATGATACAAAAGGACTTGGTGTACAAAGGCCAGCACAGTGGGTGGTACTCGGTGAGCGATGAGACATTCTACCCTGACTCGCATATCGAGGAGGTTGAACGGGATGggaagaaggtgatgatttcGTCGGAAACCAAAAACGAGGTTTTCCACCACACCGAAACAAACTACTTTTTTCGTTTGGCCCAGTTCAAGGACCAATTGGTGCTGTTCCTCGAGGCGAATCCTGATTGGATAATGCCCTCTGGCAAGTATCAGGAGTTGTTGACCGAATTACGGCTGGAACCTCTATCTGACTTGTCGGTATCGCGACCCTCCTCGAGGTTGAAATGGGGCATCGCAGTGCCAGGTGATGACTCACAGAACATGTACGTGTGGTTCGATGCTCTCGTCAACTATGTGACTTCGTGTGGGTTTCCCGACACTTTTGAGCTCAAAAATGGCCAATATCAGAGTCGGGGCCTGAACCCCTGGCCTGCCACCCACGTTATTGGTAAGGATATCATTCGGTTCCACTGCATCTATTGGCccatcttcttgatggctGCGGGCGTCGAGTTGCCCAAACAGGTGTTGGTGCATTCGCACTGGTTGAGCGAAGGGTtcaagatgagcaagagTTTGGGGAATGTGGTGGACCCCATGGCAACCTGTGACTATTACGGGGAGGACAGCTTGcggttcttcttgatggagCATTCCAGCATCTCTAGTGACAGCAATTATAGTGAGaagtacttcaacttcaccagAGACAACTTGATAGGCAAGTATGCCAACATTGTCACTCGCTGCGGAGGAGCCTCATTCAACATTGAACAGGCGGTGGTAGACAATAACAATGGGTGTTTTGCTGATATAGACGAGTTTATACGGTCAAATTCTCTCAACAAGGACAAGGTGGAGATGATTATAACCCTTAAGAACCAGTTGCTTGACAAGTTGACTCTGTTGCCGGCCATCATGGACGAATCGATGCAAAGATTTGAGAATAGAAAGGCTATTCAAGAATGGTGGTCGGTGCTTGAGCTCACAAACCTGTTTCTCCAGCAGTCAGAACCGTGGGTGTACAATAAACCATTGAAAGAGGATCCATCGAATGAGAAACTCCGTCTCGTTCAAAGCTACGGGATTCTCTTGGCGTGCGAGAGTGTACGGATCTGTTCGATTCTTATTAGTCCTGTGATTCCTACGCTTTCCGggaaacttcttgatagaCTCGGGGTGGATGCTGGTGAAAGAAACACCGATTATCTTGTGCCGTTTGAGCGCATTTCCTACGGGAAATATGCCAACGGGAAACACGAGCTTCCGATCCAGCGGCTTCCAAAGAGGCAGTAG
- a CDS encoding uncharacterized protein (MEROPS:MER1054226; COG:S; EggNog:ENOG503NU2A): protein MSHPAAEQLQFFIRTIVWSDYEISTPILLQDDNGPCPLIALINTLLLKAEVQHRNDQLNDTVESHQTTAVLTLKSYLAHKPRVELPDLLSRLGDLLITFHELSPDYDVDKLLESLPLLHMGLTVNPNLIDGSFEKDSAVDLFSIFGLKLRHGWVVDLDSKVAEKVSQLKYFDSIQMYLLENKDEVFTGWLEENSTQLTREGMLLLNQTLEDDEFVVFFRNNHFSTLFKKSDNDFYALLTDYSFGSNTRIIWQSLISSSGTDDLFFTGDFVPVLEESEDDEGSAFAREVQQQEDLLYAQELHEREQERARKAKQTRLPKKNPPVKEPISKSKEGTKDSKKPKKSTNCIIV, encoded by the coding sequence ATGTCCCATCCGGCTGCTGAACAgcttcaattcttcatcaggACCATCGTATGGTCTGACTATGAGATATCAACGCCTATACTCTTGCAGGATGATAATGGTCCGTGCCCGCTAATTGCATTGATCAATACGCTCCTCTTAAAGGCTGAGGTCCAACACCGAAATGACCAGTTAAATGATACTGTCGAATCCCACCAGACGACTGCTGTGCTTACCTTAAAACTGTACTTGGCCCACAAACCACGGGTAGAGCTTCCTGACCTTCTTTCACGTTTGGGTGACTTACTTATCACTTTCCATGAGCTTTCCCCAGACTACGATGTAGATAAGCTTTTAGAATCGCTACCACTATTGCACATGGGGCTCACTGTGAACCCTAACTTGATAGACGGTTCATTTGAGAAGGACTCTGCCGTTGACTTGTTCAGCATCTTTGGCTTGAAGCTCAGGCACGGTTGggtggtggatttggaCTCGAAAGTGGCTGAGAAAGTGAGTCAGTTGAAGTACTTTGATTCGATTCAGATGTACTTGTTAGAGAACAAGGATGAGGTCTTCACGGGGTGGTTAGAAGAAAATTCCACCCAATTGACTCGGGAGGggatgttgttgttgaaccagacccttgaagatgacgagTTTGTGGTGTTTTTCAGAAACAATCACTTTAGTACacttttcaagaagagCGATAACGACTTTTATGCTTTGCTTACAGATTACAGCTTCGGTAGCAACACACGGATCATCTGGCAGTCACTTATCTCATCGAGTGGGACCGACGACTTGTTTTTTACAGGAGATTTTGTTCCTGTCTTAGAGGAgtctgaagatgatgaaggCCTGGCGTTCGCAAGAGAAGTACAACAACAGGAAGATCTCTTATATGCCCAGGAACTCCATGAAAGAGAACAGGAAAGGGCACGGAAAGCCAAACAGACCCGTTTGCCGAAGAAGAATCCTCCCGTCAAAGAGCCTATTTCAAAATCCAAAGAGGGCACTAAGGACTCTaagaaacccaagaaatcaactAACTGTATTATTGTATAA